In Mycobacterium branderi, the DNA window CTCCTCGTAGGCCACCCACGTCCACACGATCTCGCCGGGGTCGGCACGACCGTCGAGGTTGGGGGCGTACACCAGCTTGCGGGCCCGGTGCGCGGTGGGAACGCTGGTGCGAGTGACCGGCCTGCCCGCCGCGATCTCGATGGGCGGTGACGAGGCGGTGCCGGCGATGACGTCCATGCCGAGCTTGATGCCGCGCTGGATGGCCGGCGAGTTCTGCAGCTGGCGGATGATTTTGGGCGCCTCGCTGAATACCAGGTTTTCCAGGTTTCGCTGAAAACGCTGCAACGTCCTCCACTGTGACGCCATGTTCGCAGGATAGGACGCCCGGCACGATTGTGTCCCGAGGGCGCTGCCTCGATACCCTGGACGTACCCGCGCCGCGCCGCACCGCACCCGTCGTACCAGGAGATTCCCATCAGCAGCTTCGCCGACCAGACCTTCACCGCGCCGGCGCAGATTCGGAACTTCTGCATCATCGCCCACATCGACCACGGCAAGTCCACGCTGGCCGACCGGATGCTGCAGCTCACCGGTGTGGTCGACGAGCGGTCCATGCG includes these proteins:
- a CDS encoding type II toxin-antitoxin system PemK/MazF family toxin: MASQWRTLQRFQRNLENLVFSEAPKIIRQLQNSPAIQRGIKLGMDVIAGTASSPPIEIAAGRPVTRTSVPTAHRARKLVYAPNLDGRADPGEIVWTWVAYEEDPTRGKDRPVLVVGRDRQTLLGLMLSSQERHADDRDWVGIGSGSWDDDGRPSWVRLDRVLDVPEEGIRREGAILQREMFDVVAARLRADYSWS